One genomic segment of uncultured Tolumonas sp. includes these proteins:
- the rnr gene encoding ribonuclease R, which yields MSPKDPFATREAEKYEKPIASRELILALIEKNGRPMSRDEIEKTLMLQDEDEVEGLRRRLRAMERDGQLVFTRSKAYALPDKLNLIKGYVIGHKDGYGFLRPETGGADLFLNQWDMASLMHGDYVLVQPTKIDAKGRQEARLVRLLKSRDMDLVGRYFVENGVGFVVPDDNRIIQDILIAPDATLGARQSQIVVVRVTQRPTGRLNAMGQILEVLGDNMDPGMEIDISIRKFGIPHEWPQEVLTQIKSLTEQVPEEAKEGRVDLRQLPLMTIDGEDARDFDDAVFCERKRGGGWRLWVAIADVSYYVRPGTALDNEAYNRGNSVYFPEFVVPMLPEVLSNGLCSLNPQVDRLCMVCEMTISEAGRLSGYKFFEAVMNSHARLTYTKVAAILDGDVKLREQYTALVPHIEELHKLYLALKNARHHRGAVEFESDETRFIFNAQRKIDRIVPLVRNDAHKLIEECMIQANVAAAKFIEKQEAETLFRVHDRPGELKLETFRQFLGELGLELKGGDEPEPMHYAELAALVQDRPDVELINTMLLRSMQQAQYSADNIGHFGLALQSYAHFTSPIRRYPDLLLHRGIKYELARQQGNPKHKWTPSGGYHYSYDDISPMGLQCSMTERRADDATRDVSDWLKCEYMQDHVGSEFDGVIANVTSFGCFIRLAELNIDGLVHVSSLTNDYYQFDASRQTLIGENFRRVYRLGDKVRVKVAAVNLDDRKIDLMLVEDPLVFTGKDAAKKQKLLGEIQQKRDRSKQRKAKTDQEKPAKGRVKEKDKQQPVASDKISRSRAEKKNSRKKRQGKAKK from the coding sequence ATGTCCCCCAAGGATCCTTTCGCCACACGCGAAGCTGAGAAATACGAAAAACCGATTGCGAGTCGTGAACTTATTCTTGCTCTGATTGAGAAAAATGGTCGTCCGATGTCTCGAGATGAGATCGAGAAGACGCTGATGTTGCAAGACGAAGATGAGGTGGAAGGATTACGCCGTCGCCTGCGCGCGATGGAACGGGATGGACAGCTTGTCTTTACCCGCAGTAAAGCATACGCCTTACCGGATAAGCTGAATCTGATCAAAGGTTATGTTATCGGCCACAAAGATGGCTATGGTTTTCTGCGCCCTGAAACGGGCGGTGCCGACTTGTTCCTGAATCAATGGGATATGGCGAGCCTGATGCACGGTGATTATGTGTTGGTGCAGCCAACTAAAATCGATGCGAAAGGTCGTCAGGAGGCGCGTTTAGTGCGCCTGTTGAAATCGCGCGATATGGATTTGGTCGGGCGCTATTTTGTTGAAAATGGCGTTGGTTTTGTGGTGCCGGATGATAACCGCATCATTCAGGATATTCTGATCGCGCCGGATGCCACTTTAGGTGCGCGTCAAAGCCAGATCGTGGTGGTGCGGGTCACGCAGCGCCCAACCGGTCGCTTGAATGCGATGGGGCAGATCCTGGAAGTGCTGGGTGACAATATGGATCCCGGCATGGAGATTGATATTTCCATCCGCAAATTTGGCATTCCGCACGAGTGGCCACAAGAAGTTCTGACGCAGATCAAATCGCTGACCGAACAGGTGCCAGAAGAGGCGAAAGAAGGGCGTGTTGATTTACGTCAGTTGCCACTGATGACCATCGATGGTGAAGATGCCCGCGATTTTGACGATGCAGTATTCTGTGAACGTAAACGTGGCGGTGGTTGGCGCTTATGGGTAGCGATTGCGGATGTGTCGTATTACGTCCGCCCTGGTACCGCACTGGATAATGAAGCCTATAACCGCGGTAACTCGGTCTATTTCCCAGAATTTGTGGTGCCGATGCTGCCGGAAGTGCTCTCGAATGGCCTATGTTCGCTAAACCCACAAGTTGATCGTTTGTGTATGGTCTGTGAAATGACCATCTCGGAAGCGGGTCGTTTATCGGGGTATAAATTCTTTGAAGCGGTGATGAATTCACATGCGCGTCTGACTTATACCAAAGTTGCCGCAATTTTGGATGGTGATGTCAAACTCCGTGAACAATACACTGCGTTAGTGCCGCATATTGAGGAATTACACAAACTCTATCTGGCTCTGAAAAATGCACGTCATCACCGTGGTGCCGTTGAATTTGAAAGTGATGAAACCCGCTTTATCTTCAATGCACAGCGCAAGATTGATCGCATTGTGCCGTTGGTGCGCAATGATGCACACAAGCTGATTGAAGAGTGCATGATCCAGGCAAACGTGGCAGCGGCGAAGTTTATCGAGAAACAAGAAGCTGAAACTCTATTCCGTGTGCATGATCGTCCGGGTGAGCTGAAGCTGGAAACCTTCCGTCAATTCCTCGGCGAACTGGGGTTAGAGCTGAAAGGTGGTGATGAACCGGAGCCAATGCATTACGCGGAATTAGCCGCACTGGTGCAGGATCGTCCGGATGTTGAGCTGATCAATACCATGCTGTTACGTTCAATGCAGCAGGCGCAATACAGTGCGGACAATATTGGCCACTTTGGTTTGGCGCTGCAATCGTACGCACATTTCACTTCACCAATTCGCCGTTATCCCGATCTGTTACTGCACCGCGGTATTAAATATGAGCTGGCGCGTCAGCAGGGCAACCCGAAACACAAGTGGACACCAAGTGGTGGTTATCATTATTCCTATGATGATATTTCGCCGATGGGTCTACAGTGCTCGATGACCGAACGCCGCGCAGATGATGCGACCCGCGATGTGTCTGACTGGCTGAAATGTGAATACATGCAGGATCATGTCGGTTCTGAATTCGATGGCGTGATTGCGAATGTGACCTCGTTTGGTTGTTTCATCCGCCTAGCGGAATTGAATATCGACGGTTTGGTGCATGTATCCTCGTTAACCAATGATTATTATCAATTTGATGCCTCACGCCAGACCTTGATTGGCGAAAACTTCCGCCGTGTCTATCGCTTGGGCGATAAGGTGCGAGTGAAGGTGGCGGCAGTTAATCTGGATGATCGTAAGATCGACCTGATGCTGGTGGAAGATCCGTTGGTCTTTACCGGCAAAGATGCGGCGAAAAAGCAGAAATTACTTGGTGAGATCCAGCAGAAACGCGATCGTTCAAAACAGCGCAAAGCCAAAACTGATCAAGAGAAACCGGCGAAAGGGCGTGTGAAAGAAAAAGACAAACAACAGCCGGTAGCCAGTGATAAAATTAGTCGTTCGCGTGCTGAAAAGAAAAACAGCCGCAAGAAACGTCAGGGAAAAGCGAAGAAATGA
- a CDS encoding GGDEF domain-containing protein, whose protein sequence is MPMDEFAQSTANLKQAVPLMIKYQVPTTPTNYALWYTYVAQTNPQLNQAIDRSISETGLCSAVTSEQLYQKHLALDTERNSEQVKHSLEAIATELQVTMQDTRVDAEQFHQVLEKGFSQLAKIDSEGLSLDEMVALVRELVQNSQKIGVSTRFFRDQLTDAEKEIGDLKNRIEEIRKEAYEDAMTNVLNRRAFDQEINTMMAMNKPFSLIMMDIDFFKTINDNFGHMFGDQVLKAIAKRISDSCNNGEKIYRIGGEEFALLLPTRKLLIARQFAESQRRAIERLNIINKNTSQRLNNVTASFGVAEFTPGDDYQSLMHRADVQLYKAKQLGRNRVMPMSL, encoded by the coding sequence ATGCCTATGGATGAGTTTGCCCAATCAACAGCTAATCTGAAACAAGCTGTCCCCCTGATGATTAAATATCAGGTGCCAACGACGCCGACTAATTATGCCCTTTGGTATACGTACGTTGCGCAAACGAATCCACAATTAAATCAAGCAATTGACCGTTCCATTTCGGAAACCGGGCTCTGCTCTGCTGTCACCAGCGAGCAGCTTTATCAAAAACATTTAGCACTGGATACCGAGCGTAATAGTGAACAGGTAAAACATAGTCTGGAAGCCATTGCGACCGAACTACAAGTTACCATGCAAGACACCAGAGTCGATGCCGAGCAATTCCATCAAGTGTTGGAAAAAGGCTTTTCTCAACTCGCCAAAATAGATAGTGAAGGTCTGTCTCTGGATGAAATGGTGGCGTTAGTACGCGAACTGGTACAAAACTCACAGAAGATCGGTGTCAGCACCCGCTTCTTTCGCGATCAATTAACGGATGCCGAAAAAGAAATTGGTGACCTAAAAAATCGTATCGAAGAGATCCGTAAAGAAGCCTATGAAGATGCGATGACCAATGTGCTGAATCGTCGGGCGTTTGATCAAGAAATCAATACGATGATGGCGATGAACAAACCGTTCAGCCTGATCATGATGGATATCGATTTCTTCAAAACCATCAATGACAACTTCGGCCACATGTTTGGCGATCAGGTACTTAAAGCGATCGCAAAACGTATCAGTGACAGCTGTAATAATGGCGAAAAAATTTATCGTATTGGTGGCGAAGAATTTGCTTTATTACTACCAACCCGCAAATTACTGATTGCTCGCCAGTTCGCTGAATCACAACGCAGGGCAATCGAGCGACTGAATATCATCAATAAAAATACCAGCCAGCGTTTAAACAATGTTACCGCTTCTTTTGGCGTAGCTGAATTCACACCGGGCGATGATTATCAGTCATTAATGCATCGTGCCGATGTGCAATTATACAAAGCCAAACAACTCGGTCGTAATCGTGTTATGCCCATGTCGCTATAA
- the oxyR gene encoding DNA-binding transcriptional regulator OxyR, producing the protein MNLRDLEYLVALAEHQHFRLAAEACYVSQPTLSGQIRKLEIELGLILLERTSRKVLFTASGLQLVAQARKVLEEARLLKEMAQQHTEEMAGPLHIGLIPTVGPYLLPHIIPAIRHEFPELEIYLHEAQTHQIVAQLDNGELDCALLALVKETDAFIEIPVFEESMYLAISADHRWAQREQIGMNELSGQQLLMLEDGHCLREQALGFCFAAGAREDAHFRATSLETLRNMVAAGGGITLIPKLAVPNERVRDGVCYLPCHDPEPKRTVGLIYRPGSPLKARYQRLALLCQQQLKAHSQL; encoded by the coding sequence ATGAATCTACGTGATTTGGAATATTTAGTCGCGCTGGCAGAACATCAGCATTTTCGTCTGGCGGCTGAGGCCTGTTATGTTAGTCAGCCAACGTTGAGCGGGCAAATACGCAAGTTAGAAATTGAACTCGGCTTGATCCTGTTAGAGCGAACCAGTCGTAAGGTTTTATTTACGGCATCAGGATTACAATTAGTTGCACAAGCGAGAAAAGTGCTGGAAGAGGCTCGCTTACTAAAAGAAATGGCTCAACAACATACGGAAGAGATGGCGGGTCCACTGCATATTGGATTAATTCCGACGGTTGGCCCTTATTTATTACCGCATATCATTCCTGCGATCCGTCATGAATTCCCAGAGTTAGAAATATATCTGCATGAGGCACAAACACATCAAATTGTGGCACAGCTAGATAATGGTGAGCTGGATTGTGCTTTGTTGGCTTTAGTAAAAGAAACTGATGCGTTTATTGAAATCCCGGTATTTGAAGAAAGTATGTACCTAGCTATTTCAGCTGATCATCGTTGGGCGCAACGTGAACAAATAGGCATGAATGAATTATCCGGACAACAGCTATTAATGTTGGAAGATGGTCATTGTTTGCGTGAACAAGCATTGGGATTTTGTTTTGCCGCTGGTGCCCGGGAAGATGCCCATTTTCGGGCTACCAGTCTGGAAACATTACGGAATATGGTAGCCGCCGGAGGTGGGATCACCTTGATCCCTAAATTAGCGGTACCTAATGAGCGGGTGCGTGATGGTGTCTGTTATCTGCCGTGCCATGATCCAGAACCTAAACGCACGGTTGGTTTGATATACCGCCCTGGTTCTCCATTGAAAGCGCGTTATCAGCGTTTAGCTTTATTGTGTCAGCAGCAGTTAAAGGCCCATTCGCAGTTATAG
- a CDS encoding cytochrome b562, whose protein sequence is MKKCVTFLSSVLLSTVLIAPAFAAVDVGDAMKEMGKNYRLVMKDTDAASLKQDLASLRAAAVKAQSGVPGNMQKDAADSANRKTFTAGMKEFIDQVDVASKLADEGKVPEAKAEAAKLKDLMKEYHGKLGV, encoded by the coding sequence ATGAAAAAGTGCGTAACCTTTCTTTCTTCTGTTTTATTGTCAACCGTATTAATCGCACCCGCTTTCGCAGCCGTTGATGTTGGCGATGCAATGAAAGAAATGGGCAAAAATTACCGTTTGGTAATGAAAGATACTGATGCAGCCAGCCTGAAACAGGATTTAGCATCACTACGCGCAGCGGCAGTAAAAGCACAATCAGGCGTGCCTGGTAATATGCAAAAAGATGCCGCAGACAGCGCAAACCGTAAAACTTTCACTGCTGGTATGAAAGAGTTTATCGATCAAGTTGATGTTGCCAGCAAACTAGCTGATGAAGGTAAAGTTCCGGAAGCGAAAGCAGAAGCCGCTAAGCTGAAAGATCTGATGAAAGAATATCACGGTAAACTTGGGGTTTAA
- the trpS gene encoding tryptophan--tRNA ligase → MAKPIVLSGAQPSGQLTIGNYMGALRQWVQMQDDYDCLYCIVDLHAITVRQDPQALRKACLDTAALYLAVGIDPAKSTVFMQSHVPQHAELGWILNCYTQMGELSRMTQFKDKSQRYENNVTVGLFDYPVLMAADILLYQANQVPVGQDQKQHLELTRDIAYRFNALYGNILTTPEPFIPPQGAKVMSLQDPTKKMSKSDDNQNNVIGLLEDPKSIVKKLKKAVTDSEDPPVVRFDIETKPGVSNLLSLMHGATGRSIAELEASFEGKMYGHLKTEAADAVVALLEPIQQRYKELRADEAALLAILQQGGEKAQIRAEETMRRVFDAIGFVSKR, encoded by the coding sequence ATGGCAAAACCAATTGTATTGAGCGGAGCTCAACCATCGGGGCAACTTACCATTGGTAATTATATGGGAGCCTTGCGTCAGTGGGTTCAGATGCAAGATGATTACGATTGTCTGTATTGTATTGTTGATTTGCACGCAATCACGGTACGTCAAGACCCTCAAGCTTTGCGTAAAGCCTGTTTAGATACGGCTGCATTATATCTGGCGGTAGGTATTGATCCTGCAAAAAGCACCGTATTTATGCAGTCACATGTACCACAACATGCAGAATTGGGCTGGATACTAAACTGTTATACTCAAATGGGTGAATTATCCCGTATGACACAGTTTAAAGATAAATCTCAGCGTTATGAAAATAATGTCACGGTTGGTTTATTTGATTATCCTGTTTTGATGGCGGCGGATATTCTTTTATATCAAGCGAATCAGGTACCTGTTGGCCAGGATCAAAAACAACATTTAGAATTAACGCGAGATATTGCTTATCGCTTTAATGCACTTTACGGCAATATATTAACTACACCTGAACCTTTTATTCCACCTCAGGGTGCGAAGGTGATGAGTTTACAAGATCCGACCAAGAAAATGTCTAAATCGGATGATAATCAAAATAATGTGATTGGTTTACTCGAAGACCCTAAATCAATAGTGAAAAAACTCAAAAAAGCAGTGACTGATTCAGAAGATCCACCAGTAGTTCGCTTTGATATAGAAACTAAACCAGGTGTAAGTAATTTATTAAGCCTCATGCATGGCGCCACCGGACGCTCTATCGCGGAGTTGGAAGCTAGCTTTGAAGGTAAAATGTACGGACATCTGAAAACTGAAGCTGCTGATGCAGTTGTTGCTTTGTTGGAACCTATCCAGCAACGATATAAAGAGTTACGGGCAGATGAAGCGGCTTTATTGGCAATTCTGCAGCAAGGTGGCGAAAAAGCACAAATTCGTGCCGAGGAAACAATGCGTCGAGTATTTGATGCTATTGGTTTTGTAAGTAAACGTTAA
- a CDS encoding phosphoglycolate phosphatase, whose protein sequence is MSDLNNVKVILFDLDGTLIDSVPQLYLAVQAALKSNQLSAVSIEQVRDWIGNGADVLLKRAICQQYHFTDIDETLFQQVKSQFDHYYQMGIDRDYSLYPAVKETLSVLAQAGYSMAVVTNKPDQFVQPLLQSAGIAEFFTYTLGGGRLPVKKPDPLPLYYLCEQFKVQPTETLMVGDSKNDIQAARAAGIPVVGLSYGYNHGEPIENSEPDWVLHRFDELVSLLNAEVRN, encoded by the coding sequence ATGTCTGATTTAAATAATGTAAAAGTTATTTTATTCGATCTGGATGGAACGCTAATTGATAGTGTTCCACAACTTTATCTGGCTGTTCAGGCTGCATTAAAATCCAATCAATTATCTGCCGTTTCTATCGAGCAGGTTCGTGATTGGATTGGTAATGGTGCCGATGTATTATTGAAGCGAGCAATCTGTCAGCAATATCATTTTACTGATATCGATGAAACTTTGTTTCAACAAGTAAAAAGCCAGTTTGATCATTATTATCAGATGGGTATAGACCGCGATTATTCGCTTTATCCTGCGGTGAAAGAAACATTATCTGTATTGGCACAGGCTGGTTACTCTATGGCGGTTGTGACCAATAAGCCTGATCAATTTGTGCAACCATTATTACAATCGGCAGGTATTGCAGAATTTTTCACTTACACTCTAGGTGGTGGTCGTTTACCGGTGAAAAAACCAGATCCATTACCGCTATATTATTTATGCGAACAATTTAAGGTTCAGCCAACAGAAACACTGATGGTTGGTGATTCGAAAAATGATATTCAAGCTGCACGTGCTGCGGGCATTCCTGTTGTCGGTTTAAGTTATGGTTATAACCATGGTGAACCAATAGAAAACAGCGAACCAGATTGGGTATTACATCGCTTTGATGAATTAGTGTCGTTGCTGAACGCTGAAGTAAGGAATTGA
- the rpe gene encoding ribulose-phosphate 3-epimerase: MKPYLIAPSILSANFARLGDDVIDVLNAGADVVHFDVMDNHYVPNLTIGPMVCKALRDYGITAPIDVHLMVKPVDRIIPDFAKAGASIITFHPETSEHVDRSLQLIKEHGCQAGLVLNPATPLHYLDHVMDKLDVILLMSVNPGFGGQSFIPATLDKLRQVRQRIKECGRDIRLEVDGGVKVDNIRQIAEAGADMFVAGSAIFDQPDYAAVIARMRQELDSANV; this comes from the coding sequence ATGAAACCGTATCTGATTGCTCCTTCAATTCTTTCTGCAAATTTTGCCCGTCTGGGTGACGATGTTATTGATGTATTAAATGCAGGTGCTGATGTTGTTCATTTTGATGTGATGGACAATCATTATGTACCCAATCTGACCATTGGACCGATGGTCTGTAAAGCATTGCGTGATTATGGTATTACGGCGCCGATTGATGTGCATCTGATGGTAAAACCGGTTGATCGCATTATTCCTGACTTTGCCAAAGCAGGTGCTTCTATCATTACATTTCACCCTGAAACATCAGAGCATGTGGATCGTTCATTACAATTGATTAAAGAACATGGCTGTCAGGCTGGTTTAGTGCTTAACCCGGCCACACCACTGCATTATCTTGATCATGTAATGGATAAACTGGACGTTATTTTGTTAATGTCAGTTAACCCAGGGTTTGGTGGTCAGAGTTTTATCCCTGCAACACTGGATAAATTACGTCAGGTTCGTCAGCGGATTAAAGAATGCGGACGTGATATCCGTCTGGAAGTCGATGGTGGCGTGAAAGTTGATAATATCCGTCAGATCGCGGAAGCAGGTGCCGATATGTTTGTTGCAGGCTCTGCTATTTTTGATCAACCGGATTATGCGGCTGTTATTGCTCGTATGCGTCAGGAGTTAGACTCTGCGAATGTCTGA
- a CDS encoding Dam family site-specific DNA-(adenine-N6)-methyltransferase — MKKQRAFLKWAGGKYSLIESITEFLPTGNVLVEPFVGAGSVFLNTDYDAYLLADINPDLIALYNLLKTEPDAFIRLAKTLFCEENNQRERYFQLRDEFNHTRDVQWRAALFLYLNRHGYNGLCRYNRKGGFNVPFGRYKKPYFPEAELWFFAEKAQKATFVCQSFIETFAMLEQDHVVYCDPPYVPLSPSASFTSYAAKGFSENEQRHLAELAWQTAVEKRVPVLISNHATDLTYDLYQHAVLQELQVKRTISRAGHTRQRVAELIARYEPHRLARKAG, encoded by the coding sequence ATGAAAAAACAGCGGGCATTTTTAAAATGGGCAGGCGGTAAATATAGTCTGATCGAGTCGATCACGGAGTTTTTACCAACCGGTAACGTATTGGTTGAGCCGTTTGTTGGTGCAGGTTCTGTATTTTTAAATACCGATTATGATGCTTATCTATTAGCTGATATTAATCCTGACCTGATTGCGTTATACAATCTGTTAAAGACGGAACCTGATGCGTTTATCCGCCTCGCAAAAACGTTGTTCTGTGAAGAAAATAATCAGCGGGAACGTTATTTTCAACTGCGTGACGAATTTAATCACACCAGAGATGTGCAATGGCGTGCTGCGTTATTCTTATATCTGAATCGTCATGGCTACAATGGATTATGTCGATATAACCGTAAAGGTGGTTTTAACGTACCTTTTGGCCGTTATAAAAAACCTTATTTTCCGGAAGCAGAATTATGGTTTTTTGCTGAAAAAGCACAAAAAGCCACATTTGTTTGTCAGTCGTTTATTGAAACATTTGCCATGCTGGAACAGGATCATGTGGTCTATTGTGATCCGCCCTATGTCCCTTTATCGCCAAGTGCGAGTTTTACCAGCTATGCTGCTAAGGGCTTTTCGGAAAATGAACAGCGGCATTTGGCGGAATTAGCCTGGCAGACTGCTGTGGAAAAACGTGTTCCGGTATTAATTAGTAATCATGCCACCGATTTGACTTACGACTTATATCAACATGCTGTTTTACAAGAACTGCAGGTTAAACGAACAATTAGTCGTGCAGGACATACGCGTCAACGGGTCGCAGAATTGATCGCCCGTTATGAACCACACCGACTGGCCAGAAAGGCTGGGTAA
- a CDS encoding AAA family ATPase, whose protein sequence is MTSNDYLLLPTQTQLVSRVKQLIGFSSSFIFLSGANGSGRSSICQQLLNELDANLTVGYVELHPAMELSHVRENIVLQLRPSAVFDATEPLNETLNRLISDFSRPQLLVVDNADSLASDWAFELWQWLAQVDELYPSHKISVLLIGTSEFSEYLAQHLKGREQMALEIEVEPLTLKEQKKLLMHYLQDGEVSAAQGEQALARLAHSQGKPGEVVAIAEACMDKKSLSSFGKTALPVNKIVAAVAILAGVVLLLSWVIPSLSGKNSSSTATSAPQPERQSVALAPSTSAAVVPEGVVAASSALPAVVTQEGIVSGANGAGIDAEQAADDSNKRRVVISDQALQQITANQPTAESAVVDSQTTTSSEITSAHQLKPIVSEIKGESTSVVQTEAAKKKISTEKKSSLEKKAVQKKTKVITEHKTEHKLVKNSPTTLKTVKNNTTPAPMATKGYALQLAASSDAVALKKLATSSGLQAKTKIYKNQSNGKYVLIYGEYASSAAAKAAVSRLPASVQNTKPWPKSYAQIRTEQGK, encoded by the coding sequence GTGACATCAAACGATTATTTATTACTCCCAACTCAAACCCAATTAGTCTCGCGTGTAAAACAACTAATTGGGTTTTCTTCATCATTCATATTCTTATCTGGAGCAAATGGCTCTGGACGTAGTTCTATTTGTCAGCAATTGTTGAATGAGCTGGATGCAAATTTAACTGTCGGTTATGTCGAATTACATCCTGCCATGGAATTATCTCATGTCAGAGAAAATATCGTCTTACAGTTAAGACCCAGTGCCGTCTTTGATGCTACCGAACCACTCAATGAAACGCTAAATCGACTCATCTCGGATTTTTCTCGTCCTCAGTTATTAGTTGTCGATAATGCGGATAGTCTTGCTTCTGACTGGGCATTTGAGCTTTGGCAATGGCTTGCTCAGGTGGATGAGTTGTATCCATCACACAAAATTAGTGTATTACTGATCGGAACCAGTGAATTTTCTGAATATCTGGCGCAACATCTAAAAGGTCGGGAGCAGATGGCGCTGGAAATAGAAGTAGAGCCACTGACTCTTAAAGAACAAAAGAAATTGTTGATGCACTACCTGCAGGACGGAGAGGTCTCCGCAGCTCAGGGTGAACAAGCTCTGGCTCGCTTGGCACACAGTCAGGGCAAGCCTGGAGAGGTAGTTGCAATTGCGGAGGCATGTATGGATAAAAAATCTCTATCATCATTCGGAAAAACGGCGCTGCCTGTTAATAAAATTGTTGCCGCGGTGGCTATTTTAGCCGGAGTAGTCTTATTGCTGAGCTGGGTTATCCCTTCTCTCTCTGGGAAAAATTCATCGTCAACAGCGACATCCGCTCCGCAACCAGAACGTCAATCTGTAGCATTGGCACCGAGTACGTCAGCAGCAGTGGTACCTGAGGGCGTAGTAGCTGCTTCAAGTGCATTGCCTGCAGTTGTGACACAGGAAGGAATTGTGTCTGGAGCAAATGGTGCAGGAATTGATGCTGAACAGGCTGCTGATGATAGTAATAAGCGCCGGGTGGTAATTAGTGATCAAGCATTACAACAAATAACTGCGAATCAACCGACTGCAGAGTCAGCTGTTGTTGATAGTCAGACAACAACATCTTCTGAAATCACATCGGCGCATCAATTAAAACCGATTGTTAGTGAAATTAAAGGTGAGAGCACTTCAGTTGTTCAAACTGAAGCTGCAAAGAAAAAAATATCTACAGAGAAGAAATCTTCTTTAGAAAAGAAGGCCGTTCAGAAAAAAACAAAAGTAATTACTGAGCACAAAACTGAGCATAAATTGGTAAAGAACTCGCCAACAACGCTAAAAACAGTCAAAAATAATACAACGCCAGCACCAATGGCTACTAAAGGTTATGCGTTACAACTTGCTGCCAGTAGTGATGCCGTTGCGCTTAAAAAATTAGCAACCAGTAGTGGTTTGCAAGCAAAAACAAAAATTTATAAAAATCAGTCCAATGGAAAATATGTCCTGATCTATGGTGAGTATGCATCATCAGCTGCTGCTAAAGCGGCTGTGTCGAGATTGCCTGCTTCTGTTCAAAACACGAAGCCATGGCCTAAATCTTATGCTCAGATCCGTACAGAACAAGGTAAATAA
- the aroB gene encoding 3-dehydroquinate synthase — translation METLTVNLAERSYPIHVGAGLLTSSALFAPHIVGQKVMIVTNDTVAPLYLDALCSTLSAYQVETLILPDGEAHKTLVSFERIMSALLEGRHGRDTTLIALGGGVIGDLVGFAAACYQRGVPFIQVPTTLLSQVDSSVGGKTAVNHPLGKNMIGAFYQPKAVIIDIDCLRTLPQRELAAGMAEVIKYGIIWDEEFFNWLELHTADIQALQPYALSKVILRCCAIKADVVSQDETENGVRALLNLGHTFGHAIEAEKGYGNWLHGEAVAVGSVQAAETSLRLSLLSQADVDRIKALLLAANLPVTAPADMDFDDYLHHMLRDKKVKAGKLRLVLPVAIGRADLFTDVEPSVLRAVIDATH, via the coding sequence GTGGAGACGTTAACAGTTAATTTGGCCGAACGTAGTTATCCAATACATGTTGGAGCCGGTTTGCTGACATCTTCTGCGTTGTTTGCTCCGCATATTGTTGGGCAAAAAGTCATGATAGTGACCAACGATACAGTTGCTCCATTATATCTTGATGCACTTTGTTCTACGTTATCTGCTTATCAAGTGGAAACGCTGATTTTACCTGATGGTGAAGCGCATAAAACGCTCGTTTCTTTTGAACGAATTATGTCGGCTTTACTGGAAGGAAGACATGGCCGAGATACCACATTAATAGCATTAGGTGGTGGCGTGATTGGTGATCTGGTTGGTTTTGCTGCCGCTTGTTATCAGCGCGGTGTTCCCTTTATCCAGGTTCCAACAACTTTATTATCCCAGGTTGATTCTTCTGTTGGTGGAAAAACAGCAGTTAATCATCCGTTGGGTAAAAATATGATTGGGGCGTTTTATCAGCCCAAAGCAGTGATTATTGATATTGATTGCCTTCGAACATTACCCCAGCGGGAATTGGCTGCGGGTATGGCGGAAGTGATCAAATACGGCATCATTTGGGATGAAGAATTTTTTAACTGGCTGGAATTGCATACCGCTGATATTCAGGCATTGCAGCCATATGCTTTATCCAAAGTTATTTTACGCTGCTGTGCGATTAAAGCTGATGTCGTTTCACAAGATGAAACCGAAAACGGTGTTAGAGCGCTTCTGAATCTGGGGCATACCTTTGGCCATGCGATTGAAGCTGAAAAAGGTTATGGCAACTGGCTACATGGTGAGGCGGTTGCTGTTGGCTCAGTACAGGCGGCGGAAACATCGTTACGCTTATCTTTATTATCTCAAGCTGATGTAGATCGAATTAAAGCATTATTGCTGGCAGCTAATCTTCCGGTGACTGCACCAGCTGATATGGACTTTGATGATTATCTTCATCACATGCTGAGGGATAAAAAGGTAAAAGCAGGAAAACTGCGACTGGTATTGCCTGTGGCAATTGGTCGTGCGGATTTGTTTACCGACGTGGAGCCATCTGTGCTTCGTGCGGTTATTGATGCGACACACTGA